GGGAAATGCGTGCCCAGGTCGCCGAGATTGGCGGCGCCCAGCAGCGCGTCGCCGATGGCATGGCTGAGCACGTCGGCATCGGAGTGGCCGGCAAAACCGGTATCATGGGGAATGGTGACCCCGCCGAGAATCAACGGCCGGCCGCTGACCAGGGGATGAACATCGTAGCCGAAACCTACGCGCATGCGCCAAGCTCCCGCGCAAAGAGTTCCGCGATTTGTAAATCGCCGGGCGTGGTGATTTTCAAGTTTTTCTCCTCACCCTCCACCCACACCACTTTGCCTCCCATGTGTTCAATTAAACCGGCTTCGTCAGTGGCGTAAAAATTTTCCATGCGTGCCCGTTGGAACGCCTGCTGGAGTGCGCTCGCGCGGAAGACCTGCGGGGTTTGCGCCAGGCGCAGCGTTTCACGATCCACTGTCCTGATGATCTCCTGTGCGGAGATTTGCTTCACCGTGTCTTTTGGCGGCAGGCCGGGGATGCAGCCCTCAGCCTGCCCGCATCCGGCGAGCACGCGCGCCAGCAGGTCGGGTGTGAACAGCGGTCGCACGGCATCATGCACCACCACCAGGCTGTCCGCGGGCGGATGGAGTGCCTGCAAGCCGGCCCACACCGAATCCTGGCGGTGTTTGCCGCCGCTGACGAGACGGCGGCATTTCTTGATTTGAAAACGGCGGATGATCTCTTGTTCGATGTAAGCCTGCCAGCCGCCAGCCGCCACCAGGACCACCTCGCCGATCTGCTCCGCCTGTTCGAAGCGCAGCAGCGTGTGCGCCAGAATGGGGCGGCCACACAGCAGTAAAAATTGCTTGGGCAATTCGCTGCCAAAGCGTGTTCCCTGACCGGCGGCGACGATGATCGCGGAAGCTTGCACGTTTTCTCCGGGTGCCACATCAAAGCGCATTGCTCTGGGAAAAACGATCACGCCTGTGAAGATTGGGCCGCGCAGGCCTCCTGCCTGCGGTGGTTTGCAGAGCAGAGGTCTGTGCTACAGGATCAACATGGCATCGCCGTAGCTGTAGAAGCGCCACTTCTCCTTGATGGCCTTGCGATACGCCTTGAAGATGAGATCGCGGTTGGCAAAGGCGCAGACCAGCATCAGCATGGTGGAGCAGGGCATATGGAAGTTGGTGATCAAGCGGTCGACGATTTTGAAATCGTAGGGCGGGTAGATGAACTTGTCGGTCCAGCCGCGGCCGGGCTTGACCCAGCCCTCGCTGGTGACTTCGGTTTCGAGCGCACGCACGACGCTGGTGCCGACCGCATAGACTTTGCCGCCCTTTTTCATGGTTTCATTGATGGCCTGGGCGGTGGCCGGGCTGATTTCGAAGTATTCCGAATCCATTTTGTGGCGGCTCAAATCCTCGACGATCACCGGCCGGAAGCTGCCCAAGCCGAGATGGAGCACGATCGGCACGATGCGCGTGCCCTTGTTGGAGATTTTCTTCAACAGTTCCTTGGTGAAATGCAGGCCGGCGGTGGGCGCGGCAACCGCGCCGCGCACGCTGGCATAGACGGTCTGGTAGCGTTCCTTGTCCATCGGCTCGGGGTTGCGCTTGACGTAGGGCGGCAGCGGCGACTGGCCGAGGCGTTCCACGATCTCGAAGAAATCGCCGTTGAAGTTGAAGCGCACCACGCGGCCGCCGGAAACGGTGTTGTCGATCACGTCGCAGGACAGCTCACGGCCGACCGACAGACGGTTGCCCACGCGCACTTTGCGGGCCGGCCGCACCAGCACCTCCCACAGGCCGTTTTCCAACTGGCGCAGCAGAAAGATTTCGACTTTGGCTTCGGTCTTGTCCTTGGTGCCGATCAAACGCGCGGGAAACACCTTGGTCTCATTGATCACCAAACAGTCATCCGGGCCGAAGTAATCCACAATGTCGGAGAAAATTTTTTCTGCGATCGTCTTCTGCTCGCGGTCAACCACCATGAGCTTGGACTTGTCGCGCTTCTTCTCGGGGTATTGCGCAATGAGTTTTTCCGGAATGTTGATCTTGAAATCGGAGAGTTTCATCGGTCAACGTCTTTCCATTTGGTTAGCAGTTCGCCCCTCGCGAGCGAGCGGCGCCGCCGGGCCGGCGGCGTTGGGAGTAGTGCAGCAGCGCGCGGCGCTCACCAAAGCTCCTGCTGGGTGGCGGCGTGGTGTGGCGGCCGTGAGAAACCGAGATGCTGATAGGCGCGCGGCGTGACCACGCGGCCGCGCGGCGTGCGTTTCAAAAAACCCTCCTGGATCAAATAGGGTTCATAGATTTCTTCCAGCGTGCCCGCCTCTTCGCCCACCGCCACGGCCAGGGTGTTGACCCCCACCGGGCCGCCGTTGAACTTTTCGATCAGCGTGCGCAGCAGGCGCTTGTCCATCTCATCCAGGCCGAGTTCGTCGACATCGAGCTGTGCCAGCGAGGATTTTGCCAGCTCCAGGCTGACCATACCGCTGCCGGCGATTTGGGCAAAGTCACGCACCCGGCGCAGCAGGCGGTTGGCGATGCGCGGGGTGCCCCGCGAGCGCCGCGCGAGCTCCACCGCCGCCGCCGGCTCGATCACGATTTGCAGAATGCGCGCCGAGCGCTCGACGATGACGCGCAGTTGCTCGGCGGTGTAATAGTCGAGCCGGATCACCACGCCGAAGCGGGCGCGCATCGGGCTGGTCAGCAGACCGGCGCGGGTGGTGGCGCCCACTAGCGTGAACTTGGGCAGCCGCAGTTGAATCGAGCGCGCATTGGCACCTTTGTCAATGATGATGTCGAGCTTGTAGTCCTCCATCGCGGGATAGAGATATTCCTCCACCACACGATTCAGGCGGTGAATCTCATCGATGAACAGCACGTCGCCCTCGCCCAGGTTAGTCAGCAAACCGGCCAAATCCCCGGCTTTCTCCAGCACCGGCCCGGAAGTGGTCTTGATCTGTGTGCCCATCTCGTTGGCGATGATGTTGGCCAGGGTGGTTTTCCCCAGGCCGGGCGGGCCGTAGAGCAGGACATGATCGAGCGCCTCGCGGCGGCCGCGCGCTGCCTGGATGAACACGCGCAGGTTGCTCTTCATTTTTTCCTGGCCGATGAAATCGTCCAGCCGGGCCGGCCGCAGGCGTTGATCGAAATCGCGCTCGCCCTCCAGAGCATCGGGAGTGGTGGCACGCCGGTCGTTGAAATGCGGGACTTTCTCAGGCATGGCTGAACTCATTTCTCGTTTTCAAATATGGCGCAGGGCGGCTTTGAGCAGCTCCTCCACGCCCGCACTACCGTTTGCTTCCACCGCCCGCCTGATCGCCTTCTCCGCGGCCGGTCGGGGATAGCCCAGTGAAACCAGGGCCAGCAATGCCTCATTGGCCTGCGCCGAAACCGCCGGTGTCGCGGTGGTTTCACCCGTCACCGCAAAGCCCGCCAGCCGGTCGCGCAGTTCCACCACCAGCCGTTCCGCGGTTTTTTTGCCGATGCCCGGAATCGCGGTCAACGCGCCGATCTCGTTCTGCTGAATATAACGGCAGAAGGTCTCAACGGTGCAGCCGCTCAATATGCTTTGTGCCACCTTGGGCCCCAC
The window above is part of the candidate division KSB1 bacterium genome. Proteins encoded here:
- the ispD gene encoding 2-C-methyl-D-erythritol 4-phosphate cytidylyltransferase, with product MQASAIIVAAGQGTRFGSELPKQFLLLCGRPILAHTLLRFEQAEQIGEVVLVAAGGWQAYIEQEIIRRFQIKKCRRLVSGGKHRQDSVWAGLQALHPPADSLVVVHDAVRPLFTPDLLARVLAGCGQAEGCIPGLPPKDTVKQISAQEIIRTVDRETLRLAQTPQVFRASALQQAFQRARMENFYATDEAGLIEHMGGKVVWVEGEEKNLKITTPGDLQIAELFARELGACA
- the queA gene encoding tRNA preQ1(34) S-adenosylmethionine ribosyltransferase-isomerase QueA, translated to MKLSDFKINIPEKLIAQYPEKKRDKSKLMVVDREQKTIAEKIFSDIVDYFGPDDCLVINETKVFPARLIGTKDKTEAKVEIFLLRQLENGLWEVLVRPARKVRVGNRLSVGRELSCDVIDNTVSGGRVVRFNFNGDFFEIVERLGQSPLPPYVKRNPEPMDKERYQTVYASVRGAVAAPTAGLHFTKELLKKISNKGTRIVPIVLHLGLGSFRPVIVEDLSRHKMDSEYFEISPATAQAINETMKKGGKVYAVGTSVVRALETEVTSEGWVKPGRGWTDKFIYPPYDFKIVDRLITNFHMPCSTMLMLVCAFANRDLIFKAYRKAIKEKWRFYSYGDAMLIL
- the ruvB gene encoding Holliday junction branch migration DNA helicase RuvB; this encodes MPEKVPHFNDRRATTPDALEGERDFDQRLRPARLDDFIGQEKMKSNLRVFIQAARGRREALDHVLLYGPPGLGKTTLANIIANEMGTQIKTTSGPVLEKAGDLAGLLTNLGEGDVLFIDEIHRLNRVVEEYLYPAMEDYKLDIIIDKGANARSIQLRLPKFTLVGATTRAGLLTSPMRARFGVVIRLDYYTAEQLRVIVERSARILQIVIEPAAAVELARRSRGTPRIANRLLRRVRDFAQIAGSGMVSLELAKSSLAQLDVDELGLDEMDKRLLRTLIEKFNGGPVGVNTLAVAVGEEAGTLEEIYEPYLIQEGFLKRTPRGRVVTPRAYQHLGFSRPPHHAATQQELW
- the ruvA gene encoding Holliday junction branch migration protein RuvA, encoding MIAQLHGRLLSKSPARLLLEVNGVGYDIAIPLSTYEKLGPVGESITVFTHLLVREDALQLFGFATLEEKQLFLHLLTVNGVGPKVAQSILSGCTVETFCRYIQQNEIGALTAIPGIGKKTAERLVVELRDRLAGFAVTGETTATPAVSAQANEALLALVSLGYPRPAAEKAIRRAVEANGSAGVEELLKAALRHI